A portion of the Celeribacter baekdonensis genome contains these proteins:
- a CDS encoding vWA domain-containing protein: MFLPFFHNLRSEGIPVSLREYLAFLEGMDRGLTPYDIDGFYYLARVTMVKDERHLDRFDRAFSKSFQGLESISSDDVLNAVDLPEDWLRREMEKHLSPEEMAEIEALGGFEKLMETLKQRLDEQKGRHQGGNKWIGTGGTSPFGAYGYNPEGVRIGQDKSRHRRATKVWDKREFRNLDDTVELGTRNIKVAMKRLRKWARDGAHEELDLDGTIRSTAEHGYLDVQTRPERRNAVKVLMFFDVGGSMDDHIRVVEELFSAARAEFKHLEYYYFHNCLYEGVWRDNARRWGNSVPTREVMNTYGKDYKVIFVGDAAMSPYEIAMAGGASEHWNQEAGEVWLARARETWPDHIWLNPVPEAQWGYTHSIGMVEEIFDHRMVPMTLEGLERGMKLLGR, translated from the coding sequence ATGTTCCTGCCGTTTTTCCATAACCTGCGTTCCGAGGGCATTCCGGTCTCTTTGCGCGAATATCTGGCCTTTTTAGAGGGCATGGACCGCGGGTTGACCCCTTATGACATCGACGGGTTTTACTATCTCGCGCGTGTCACCATGGTCAAAGACGAACGTCATTTGGATCGTTTTGATCGCGCCTTTTCCAAATCCTTTCAAGGCCTTGAAAGCATCTCCTCAGATGACGTGTTAAACGCTGTTGATCTGCCCGAAGATTGGCTCCGGCGCGAGATGGAGAAACATCTCAGCCCAGAAGAGATGGCCGAAATCGAAGCCCTGGGCGGCTTTGAAAAGCTGATGGAGACGCTCAAACAGCGTCTTGATGAGCAAAAAGGTCGCCACCAAGGTGGCAACAAATGGATCGGCACCGGCGGCACCTCGCCCTTTGGCGCCTATGGCTACAACCCCGAAGGCGTGCGCATCGGTCAGGATAAATCCCGCCACCGCCGCGCCACCAAAGTCTGGGACAAACGCGAGTTTCGCAACCTTGACGACACCGTCGAACTGGGCACGCGCAACATCAAAGTGGCGATGAAACGGCTGCGCAAATGGGCCAGGGATGGCGCGCATGAGGAGCTTGATCTCGACGGCACCATCCGCTCCACCGCCGAACATGGCTATCTAGACGTGCAAACCCGGCCCGAGCGGCGCAATGCCGTCAAAGTGTTGATGTTTTTCGATGTCGGCGGCTCAATGGATGATCACATTCGGGTGGTCGAGGAGTTGTTTTCCGCCGCCCGCGCCGAGTTCAAACATCTCGAATATTACTATTTCCACAATTGCCTTTATGAGGGCGTATGGCGCGACAATGCCCGCCGTTGGGGCAATAGCGTGCCGACGCGCGAGGTGATGAACACCTATGGCAAAGATTACAAAGTGATTTTTGTCGGTGACGCGGCGATGTCCCCCTATGAAATCGCCATGGCGGGCGGGGCCAGTGAGCATTGGAACCAAGAGGCCGGCGAGGTTTGGCTTGCACGCGCGCGCGAAACCTGGCCCGATCACATCTGGCTCAACCCGGTGCCGGAGGCGCAGTGGGGCTACACCCATTCCATCGGCATGGTGGAGGAAATTTTCGACCACCGTATGGTCCCGATGACCCTTGAGGGCTTGGAACGCGGCATGAAACTTTTGGGACGATAG
- a CDS encoding M48 family metallopeptidase: MLRFTPILLALIMGLVMYRVSAWRTVRQLEAQSNELADPELAKVFRRLADALDLPRVRVYLYEIDPVNGLAAPDGKVYITRGFYNKFRAGEITSEEMASVIAHELGHVALGHSKRRMIDFSGQNALRSAMAMIFSRFIPGIGPYIATWLTQMLAAKLSRSDEYEADAYASALLMKAGIGTGPQKSLFDKLNRLTGAHGAKTPAWFMSHPKVEERIKAIEANEAKWAR; encoded by the coding sequence ATGTTGAGATTTACCCCCATCCTCCTCGCCCTGATCATGGGCCTTGTCATGTACCGCGTCTCGGCGTGGCGCACCGTGCGGCAGTTGGAAGCGCAGTCCAACGAACTCGCCGACCCGGAGCTGGCAAAGGTGTTCCGCCGTTTGGCCGACGCGCTCGACCTGCCGCGCGTGCGGGTCTATCTCTATGAAATCGACCCGGTCAACGGCCTCGCAGCCCCCGATGGCAAGGTCTATATCACCCGTGGATTTTACAACAAATTCCGCGCCGGCGAGATCACATCCGAGGAAATGGCCTCCGTCATCGCCCATGAGTTGGGCCATGTCGCCTTGGGCCACTCCAAACGGCGGATGATTGATTTTTCTGGCCAAAATGCACTGCGCAGCGCTATGGCGATGATCTTTTCGCGCTTCATTCCGGGCATCGGCCCCTATATCGCCACCTGGCTCACCCAAATGCTGGCGGCCAAGCTGTCGCGTTCGGATGAGTATGAGGCGGACGCCTATGCCTCCGCCCTGCTGATGAAAGCCGGGATCGGAACAGGGCCGCAAAAGTCGCTGTTTGATAAGCTCAACCGCCTGACCGGCGCGCATGGGGCCAAAACGCCCGCGTGGTTCATGAGCCATCCCAAGGTCGAAGAGCGGATCAAAGCAATCGAGGCCAATGAAGCGAAATGGGCGCGTTAA
- a CDS encoding RSP_2648 family PIN domain-containing protein, which yields MKVLLDACVLYPTVMREVLLTVASKGLFTPLWSDRILEEWARAARKIGPMGEAQARGEVALLKAAFPNASIKRHAGLEARLHLKDENDIHVLAAAIAGNADAILTMNAQDFPRHILAEEGLERWDPDSFLWRLWSDYPDEVASAVEIVRQEAERLSGQPWELRKLMKKARMPRLGKALS from the coding sequence ATGAAAGTGCTTTTGGACGCCTGTGTCTTGTACCCCACCGTTATGCGGGAGGTGCTTTTGACCGTGGCGTCCAAGGGGCTTTTCACACCGCTGTGGTCCGATCGCATCCTTGAGGAATGGGCGCGCGCCGCGCGTAAAATTGGGCCGATGGGCGAGGCGCAGGCGCGGGGTGAGGTGGCTTTGCTCAAGGCCGCTTTCCCCAACGCCTCGATCAAACGTCACGCGGGGCTTGAGGCGCGGTTGCACCTTAAAGACGAAAACGACATCCATGTTTTGGCCGCAGCGATTGCCGGCAATGCCGATGCGATCCTCACGATGAACGCGCAGGATTTTCCACGCCATATCTTGGCCGAAGAGGGGCTTGAGCGCTGGGATCCGGACAGCTTTTTGTGGCGGCTCTGGTCGGATTATCCCGACGAGGTCGCAAGCGCCGTTGAGATCGTGCGGCAAGAGGCGGAACGTCTCTCAGGTCAGCCGTGGGAGTTGCGCAAGCTGATGAAAAAGGCGCGGATGCCGCGTTTGGGCAAGGCTTTGTCGTAA
- a CDS encoding RSP_2647 family RNA methyltransferase produces the protein MTEPSFSIPTIRLKPKANARAIRHGAPWVYDNELVVDRRTKSIQPGTIARLEDAERHFLALVAVNPNSRIFGRVLAREEDEQIDDAWFVAKLTAALKHRAHMFDAPFYRLVHAEADGLPGVVIDRFGDTCVVQPNAAWADVRIDMLTAALRQVTGVSTVVMNGTGRARGLEGLEEKTEILTGTVDGPIPVQMNGATYMADIMGGQKTGLFYDQRPNHAFAQRLGHGQRVLDVFSHVGGFALATLAGGATSALSVDSSAPALDLAEQGAGAMGATDRFATRKGDAFDTMAALLEEGEQFDVVICDPPAFAPSKNALEKGMRAYERVARMAAPLVREGGYLGLCSCSHAADLETFRNACNRGIGRAARSAQLIHTGFAGADHPLMPQLAESGYLKALFYRMMP, from the coding sequence ATGACAGAGCCCTCATTTTCCATTCCGACCATCCGCCTCAAACCCAAAGCCAACGCCCGGGCCATCCGCCACGGCGCCCCTTGGGTCTATGACAATGAATTGGTCGTTGATCGCCGCACCAAATCCATCCAGCCCGGCACCATCGCCCGGCTGGAAGACGCTGAACGCCATTTTCTGGCCCTCGTCGCCGTCAATCCAAATTCGCGCATCTTTGGCCGGGTCTTGGCCCGCGAAGAAGACGAACAGATTGACGATGCGTGGTTTGTGGCCAAACTCACCGCTGCGCTGAAGCACCGCGCCCATATGTTTGACGCGCCGTTTTACCGGCTGGTCCATGCCGAGGCTGATGGCCTTCCGGGCGTGGTGATTGATCGGTTCGGTGACACTTGTGTTGTGCAACCCAACGCGGCTTGGGCCGATGTGCGTATCGACATGCTCACCGCCGCTTTGCGCCAAGTGACCGGCGTCTCCACGGTGGTGATGAACGGCACGGGCCGGGCACGCGGTCTTGAGGGTTTGGAAGAAAAAACCGAAATCCTCACAGGCACGGTGGATGGCCCGATCCCGGTCCAGATGAACGGGGCCACCTATATGGCCGACATCATGGGCGGGCAAAAAACCGGGCTGTTCTACGATCAACGCCCGAACCACGCTTTCGCTCAACGTCTTGGTCACGGCCAACGCGTTTTGGACGTCTTCTCTCATGTTGGCGGCTTTGCCTTGGCAACGCTCGCGGGCGGGGCCACATCGGCACTCTCCGTTGACAGTTCCGCACCGGCGCTTGATCTGGCCGAACAGGGCGCGGGCGCGATGGGGGCGACAGATCGCTTTGCCACCCGCAAAGGTGACGCGTTTGACACGATGGCGGCGCTGTTGGAAGAGGGCGAACAGTTTGACGTGGTGATCTGTGATCCGCCCGCTTTTGCGCCGTCGAAAAACGCCCTTGAAAAGGGGATGCGCGCCTATGAACGGGTGGCGCGGATGGCCGCGCCTTTGGTGCGTGAGGGCGGCTATTTGGGCCTGTGTTCCTGTTCCCATGCCGCCGATTTGGAAACCTTCCGCAATGCCTGTAACCGGGGTATTGGCCGCGCGGCACGTTCGGCGCAATTGATCCATACAGGCTTTGCGGGCGCGGATCATCCGCTGATGCCGCAGCTTGCGGAAAGTGGCTATTTGAAAGCCCTGTTCTACCGCATGATGCCGTAA
- a CDS encoding DUF6778 family protein, translated as MKKLIKLAAVLTLAAATSACTTETISRAVPLSAPLGAPTSSAGAVTVAPDFRVTQVNVVVPDTLKVSEDNGIKPRADIVWREDPYGDRYAQVKAVMEAGLMQGAKTLSGQKAVILDVQLVRFHAQTERVRYSNLPSKHEIEFLLTVRDANTGAVIVPAHMVNATLDALGGNAAIAADRAGLTQKSRIDAHLAQVIALELSKPMAL; from the coding sequence ATGAAAAAGCTCATCAAACTCGCAGCAGTCCTGACACTCGCAGCCGCCACCAGCGCCTGTACAACGGAAACAATCTCACGCGCTGTGCCGTTGAGTGCGCCGCTTGGAGCACCGACGTCGTCCGCAGGTGCGGTCACGGTCGCCCCGGATTTCCGCGTCACTCAGGTCAATGTCGTCGTGCCCGACACGTTAAAAGTGTCTGAGGACAATGGCATCAAGCCGCGTGCAGACATCGTGTGGCGCGAAGATCCCTATGGTGATCGCTACGCACAGGTCAAAGCGGTGATGGAAGCGGGATTGATGCAGGGCGCGAAAACGCTTTCGGGCCAAAAAGCGGTGATCTTGGATGTTCAATTGGTTCGGTTTCATGCCCAAACCGAACGGGTGCGCTATTCCAACCTGCCCAGCAAACATGAGATCGAATTTCTTTTGACGGTGCGAGATGCCAACACCGGCGCGGTGATTGTGCCTGCGCATATGGTCAATGCGACGCTGGATGCGCTCGGTGGAAATGCTGCTATCGCGGCCGACCGGGCCGGTCTCACCCAAAAATCGCGGATTGATGCCCATCTGGCGCAGGTAATCGCGCTGGAACTGAGCAAACCGATGGCGCTCTGA
- a CDS encoding RSP_7527 family protein, with product MDTDTDTRTVSYIDTFAIEQEAHQMRAQAAREMVLGFGKWLRRRFTASHSAKMA from the coding sequence ATGGACACTGATACAGACACACGCACTGTTTCTTATATCGACACATTCGCCATCGAGCAGGAGGCCCATCAGATGCGCGCCCAAGCTGCTCGTGAAATGGTTCTGGGGTTTGGCAAATGGCTGCGCCGCCGCTTTACTGCGTCGCATTCCGCCAAAATGGCCTGA
- the edd gene encoding phosphogluconate dehydratase, with amino-acid sequence MPLNDQIAAVTARIIERSRPTRTAYLERLSKAADQGPVRAHLSCGNQAHAYAAMAEDKDTLADGRAPNLGIVTAYNDMLSAHKPYEHYPDLIRAAARAAGGTAQVAGGVPAMCDGVTQGQPGMELSLFSRDTIALSASIAMSHNCFDAALYMGVCDKIVPGLIMAAAAFGHVPTVFVPAGPMTSGITNDEKSKVRQKFATGEITRRELMDSEMKAYHGQGTCTFYGTANTNQMLMEIMGLHLPGASFVNPGTELRDALTTQAAKRAMEITALGNDYRPVGHILDEKVFVNGIVGLMATGGSTNLVLHLPAMARAAGIILDLQDFSDISDATPLLAKVYPNGLADVNHFHAAGGLGYMIGELLEAGLLHDDVKTIAGDGLSLYTKEPKLRDGVLTFEDGPDESLNDKIIRPASDPFLPVGGLKELKGNIGRGVMKVSAVKPEHHVVEAKVRIFHEQHDVKTAFQNGEFTEDTVVVVRFQGPRANGMPELHSLTPTLAVLQDRGLKVALVTDGRMSGASGKVPACIHVSPEAACGGPIAKLRDGDLVRVDATHGVLEVLEEGFDARDLVTADLSANAVGMGRELFETFRQNAGPATDGACSLF; translated from the coding sequence ATGCCCCTCAATGATCAAATCGCCGCCGTCACAGCCCGCATCATCGAACGGTCCCGTCCAACCCGCACCGCCTATCTCGAACGCCTCTCCAAAGCCGCGGATCAAGGCCCGGTACGCGCGCATCTGTCCTGTGGCAATCAGGCCCATGCCTATGCCGCAATGGCCGAAGATAAGGACACGCTGGCCGACGGTCGCGCGCCGAACCTTGGCATCGTGACCGCCTATAATGACATGCTCTCGGCACATAAACCCTATGAACATTACCCCGATCTGATCCGCGCCGCCGCCCGCGCGGCAGGGGGCACAGCACAGGTCGCAGGCGGCGTACCGGCGATGTGTGATGGCGTCACCCAAGGTCAACCGGGCATGGAATTGTCACTGTTCTCGCGGGACACCATTGCGCTCTCGGCCTCCATCGCCATGTCGCACAACTGTTTTGACGCAGCCCTTTATATGGGTGTCTGCGATAAAATCGTCCCCGGCCTGATCATGGCCGCCGCCGCTTTTGGCCATGTGCCAACCGTGTTTGTGCCCGCCGGTCCGATGACATCGGGCATCACCAATGACGAAAAATCGAAAGTCCGCCAGAAATTTGCCACCGGCGAAATCACCCGCCGCGAATTGATGGACAGCGAGATGAAGGCCTATCACGGCCAAGGCACCTGTACCTTTTACGGCACTGCCAACACCAACCAGATGCTGATGGAGATCATGGGGCTGCACCTGCCGGGTGCGTCCTTTGTCAATCCGGGCACGGAGCTGCGTGATGCGCTGACGACACAGGCGGCGAAACGGGCGATGGAAATCACCGCCTTGGGCAATGATTACCGCCCCGTCGGGCATATTTTGGACGAGAAAGTGTTTGTGAACGGTATCGTCGGCCTGATGGCCACAGGCGGTTCGACCAACCTTGTGTTGCACCTGCCCGCCATGGCACGCGCCGCCGGGATCATCCTTGATCTGCAAGATTTTTCTGACATTTCCGACGCCACGCCCCTGCTCGCAAAGGTCTATCCAAACGGCTTGGCCGATGTAAACCACTTCCACGCCGCAGGCGGGCTTGGCTATATGATTGGCGAATTGTTGGAGGCTGGGTTGCTGCATGATGATGTGAAAACCATCGCCGGAGACGGGCTGTCGCTCTACACCAAAGAACCGAAATTGCGGGATGGCGTTTTGACCTTTGAAGATGGCCCAGACGAGAGCCTCAACGACAAAATCATCCGCCCCGCCTCGGACCCGTTCCTGCCTGTGGGGGGGCTCAAAGAGCTGAAGGGCAACATCGGGCGCGGGGTGATGAAAGTCTCCGCCGTCAAACCCGAACATCATGTGGTCGAAGCCAAAGTGCGGATTTTCCACGAGCAGCATGACGTTAAAACCGCGTTTCAAAATGGCGAATTCACAGAAGACACCGTGGTCGTCGTCCGGTTCCAAGGCCCGCGCGCCAATGGCATGCCGGAGCTGCATTCGCTGACGCCAACCTTGGCCGTGTTGCAAGACCGCGGGCTGAAAGTGGCGCTTGTGACTGATGGCCGGATGTCAGGCGCCTCGGGCAAAGTCCCCGCCTGTATCCATGTCTCACCCGAAGCCGCCTGTGGTGGTCCGATCGCCAAATTGCGCGATGGGGACTTGGTGCGGGTCGATGCCACCCATGGCGTTTTGGAGGTGCTCGAAGAGGGGTTTGACGCCCGCGATCTGGTCACCGCTGATCTTTCCGCCAACGCCGTTGGCATGGGCCGCGAGCTGTTTGAAACCTTCCGCCAAAACGCCGGTCCCGCAACCGACGGTGCCTGCTCCTTGTTCTAA
- a CDS encoding GNAT family N-acetyltransferase translates to MTFFSLTIRPFVAEDTPALSRIWRAASEQAHGFFSPQQLAEQQGLVETVYLANSETWVALQGREPVGFIGLLPDDRGAFVGGVFVNPTVQGQGIGRALLDHARALKSGLRLEVYEANTQARGFYASLGFRETGRREVDDNGLPFPLLKLDI, encoded by the coding sequence ATGACATTTTTTTCTTTGACGATCCGCCCGTTTGTGGCGGAGGACACACCTGCTTTGTCTCGGATTTGGCGGGCTGCCTCGGAGCAGGCACACGGGTTCTTTTCACCACAGCAACTCGCAGAACAGCAAGGTTTGGTGGAGACGGTCTATCTTGCCAATTCGGAAACATGGGTTGCGCTGCAAGGGAGAGAACCCGTTGGGTTTATTGGACTTTTACCTGATGATCGGGGCGCGTTTGTCGGCGGAGTTTTTGTCAACCCCACCGTGCAGGGCCAAGGGATTGGTCGCGCTTTGCTGGATCACGCACGGGCGCTCAAATCTGGCCTTCGCCTTGAGGTCTATGAGGCCAATACTCAGGCGCGTGGGTTTTATGCCAGTCTTGGGTTTCGCGAAACCGGGCGGCGGGAGGTTGATGACAATGGCTTGCCATTCCCGCTTTTAAAACTGGACATCTAA
- a CDS encoding NADH:flavin oxidoreductase, whose amino-acid sequence MTTDSLAKTDTLFRPFSYKSLTLKNRIVMAPMTRGMAPEGIPRAANADYYAKRAAHEVGLILSEGTVIDRPASRNLPGIPFFHGDAALAGWKGVIDAVHAQGGKMGPQIWHTGSTRAGAWEPEAPVESPSGLVGPGDPRGVAMSEADIEATIAAFAKSAKAAKDLGFDVAELHGAHGYLIDQFFWSGTNLRADAWGGATIEARSKFAVEVVKAVRAAVGPDFPIILRLSQWKQQDYVAKLAKDPAEMERWLQPLVDAGVDILHCSQRRFWEPEFPEVDGEDGLNFAGWAKKITGVPTISVGSVGLSSDFGGAFAGQGSEVTPLDKLVQRMENDEFDLIAVGRALLGDALWVEKVKAGAMDRLQNFDAAALAELV is encoded by the coding sequence ATGACGACAGATAGCCTGGCGAAAACCGACACGCTTTTCCGCCCGTTTTCTTACAAATCCCTCACCCTCAAAAACCGCATCGTCATGGCACCAATGACGCGCGGCATGGCCCCCGAAGGCATCCCGCGTGCCGCCAACGCGGATTATTACGCCAAACGCGCCGCGCATGAGGTGGGGTTGATCCTATCCGAGGGCACGGTGATCGACCGCCCGGCCTCGCGCAACTTGCCGGGCATTCCGTTTTTCCATGGCGATGCAGCTTTGGCAGGCTGGAAGGGCGTGATTGACGCGGTGCACGCGCAGGGCGGCAAAATGGGGCCGCAGATTTGGCACACCGGATCGACACGTGCGGGCGCATGGGAACCAGAGGCCCCGGTAGAGAGCCCCTCCGGCTTGGTCGGCCCCGGTGATCCGCGCGGCGTGGCGATGTCTGAGGCGGATATTGAGGCGACAATCGCAGCCTTTGCCAAATCTGCCAAAGCGGCCAAGGACTTGGGCTTTGATGTCGCCGAATTGCACGGCGCGCATGGCTATTTGATCGACCAATTCTTTTGGTCCGGCACCAACCTGCGCGCGGATGCGTGGGGCGGCGCGACCATCGAGGCGCGTTCAAAGTTTGCGGTTGAGGTGGTCAAGGCCGTGCGCGCCGCTGTGGGGCCAGATTTTCCGATCATTCTGCGGCTGAGCCAATGGAAGCAACAGGATTATGTCGCCAAACTGGCCAAAGATCCGGCAGAGATGGAACGCTGGTTGCAGCCTTTGGTCGATGCGGGCGTGGACATCCTGCATTGTTCGCAACGCCGGTTCTGGGAACCTGAATTCCCCGAGGTCGATGGCGAGGATGGGTTGAATTTTGCCGGTTGGGCAAAGAAAATCACCGGGGTTCCGACGATCTCTGTCGGCTCCGTCGGCCTGTCGAGCGACTTCGGCGGGGCCTTTGCCGGGCAGGGCTCGGAGGTCACGCCGCTAGATAAGCTGGTGCAGCGGATGGAGAATGACGAGTTTGATTTGATCGCCGTAGGCCGCGCGCTTTTGGGCGATGCGCTCTGGGTCGAAAAGGTCAAAGCCGGGGCGATGGATCGGTTGCAAAACTTTGATGCAGCCGCTTTGGCGGAATTGGTCTAA